atatatatatatatatatatatatatatttagtttcttcattattattatcatcattattattagtattagtcCATACACCCTCAAGTTTGTATGGTTGTATAAATGGATATATCAAAAGACTGTAGTGTAACATGTAACTCTATGAAGGCTGCACCACCAGACCCTTTGACTTCcattcacaaatatatatacgTCTTCCTCAGTGCAGCCTTGCTTCTTCTTAGCTCTTTTGTTTTCAACAGATACTGTGGCCAGTTCATTCAGTCTGTCCTGTCCCATCGCACTTCTCAAATAgttgttaatatttaaaatatctcatatattttgtatgtaagaTCTCTCTCTGCAAATTTACTTGCAGGCTAACTATGGCTTTCAGATACATGGAGTGAAGTAACAGGTACAGTGTTGAAAATGTAGCGGAGAAGAAGTGTAAAGCAGCATAAAATAGAAACATTAAAGGAAAgtataagtacctcaaaattgtccTAATGTGCAGTACCTGAGTAAATATACTTGTTATTTTCTGTCCAGGCCTTTAACCTGTGAGATATTTATCAGGCTTTTACGGAACTTCATGCAATAGTTCGACATTTTAAggaatatgcttatttgcttatTTGTGTTCTTGCCAGGAGTTAAGAAGCCAgaagagaagattgataccactgtcagatgagagtggtatcaatcttctcaactctcagcaagaaaacaaacaagtgtaTTTTAGCTTAAAGCTTCTCTACCAACTGAggcaaaaatatgaaataacagttaaatatatatataaatacagctAAACTCAAAAAGCCACTTCCCAAAACACCAGCTGTGGTGGGTTAAACTggttctttttatatttctttgcTCATGGTTTGTTTCTATGTGTTTCCACTGCatgctgtatttttaatgtcTATATCCTTATTATGGGTATCATAGCCCTTCATCTGACTGAGTCTGGCTTTGAGCCTAGTCCCTCCCCCTCCAGGCCTTTCTCCTCCCCCGCCGCTCCCCCTGCATCTCCTCTCCTGCAACAGGATTTGAAggcgaggagagagggagggggcagAGCcgagagagaaacaaaaaacgTGACTAGGCACCCAAAGCGTCCTGTTATGCAACAACTGACCTACTAACATACATTTAgagactcagagagagagaaggacagagaaggagggagagagagagagagggagggagagagagagcgagagagaaggaaatagagagagagaggaagagagagagatagagagaaagagagagagggagggagagagagaggaattgGAGCAAACATGACATGAGGAGCGCACTGAAAACAAGCGGCACTGTGTTCGCACTCTTCTCATATACCTGCACTAATCGGAGAGCTGGTGTTTTGAAAGTGACGGGCGGAGTGTGTGAGAGCAGCAGCCCGGCGACCCATGCGCAAAGCGGATTGTTGGACAGGAACGAAGCTGTCGGTTCCCTATGTGGATTCTGCTTTTTAGACAAAAACGGTGAGTTTACGTCATTATTAATAACTGCATCATTTTATTAATAGCTGTTTGATATAACACAGAGGCTCTAAATACTTTggctttttgcattttttgtgatGAGTCGCCGCTCTTACTCCatgagtgtttgttttggtgctgGGGCGCATTATCTCAATGTCAAGGCGAGGCTGTTTTCCCCTCCTCTGTAGCCTATGTGggggtctgtgtgtgtatatgtgtctgaggaaggggagggagaggagggggtaGCCAGAGGTTATGGGAttccttcagaaaaaaaaaaaggtgcggTGAGGCTCGTTTGGTGGAAACACACGGAGGCGAATGGGGATGATTTGGAGAGGTGCCATAGTTGTAATGAGGCAGGGTCAACGCATCCGCGCTGTTATGTTATGATGCGTACCCCCACCATCTATTCACTGCTGGCTGTGCTGGTTTTTAGGGGACAGTTTTGGTCTGTTTATTCCAGTTTCCTTTCACTAATACACCTGCTTTCGTAACACACGTGGCtcagacaaaatattaaataagtgCGCAGGTATTTGTTACATATTTactacattattattatgtagAGTTAACAATATCCccagttattattatattttatattaattattattcattgtattattattagtagtagtagtattagtattagtactagtagtattagtagtatgATTATTATTCCATGTAAGTGATGTTCAGTGTCAGGTTTATATGTTGTAGAGACTCTGAACAGCCACTTATTTTTACTCGGCTACTTTTGGGTTAGTAGGGTAGTCCATGCAGACAACTGGAAAAATCCCATGCAGGCTCCGAGGACACACTTCTCTCCGTCACGTGTAGCAGCTCTTTGTAAAGGTTAACGCGGCTGTGCAGCCCTCCGGGTTAACCCTTTAGTCGCAGTCTGAGGAGCCAACACAAATCCAGAGCAGACACGACAGGCATCATCCGTCCTGGACACATTAGGATATTCAGTCTGAGTCTTTCTCTATTGTTTACAAAGCTCGGGCCGGAATTGATGCCAGAAATAGAAAAGAATGGAGAATGGTGAAGTTCGCGGGCTCTGATGACTGCAGCCGCTGCAAGGTGAGGTGTGGACCAGAACATCTGGATCAAATGTGGGTCAGATGTGTCTATGTGTGGCTCCTGAGCAGCGCAGCGACAATAAGGACAAGTTTGATTATAGAGCGGGTGAAAATGCGCAAATAGTTTGttgatgagattttttttttttttttttttttttggagaaagtGGGTGAATTTCATGGCACAGTTGGATTCGTGCAGTTGCCTTGGATGACTGGGGATCCGATTAAATATGCATGAATGCGATTTGTCAGACAGTGCAACAAAGGAGGCATGCGGGGTAACATATTTCTCACAATGTGTTGCTACGTGAATGATAAGTGATTACGAGGGATTGTTTTATCCGCTTTGCGCGCAGCCTATCAAAGGCTGAATTAAACAATATAATATGGCCTTAAATTGAACTTGAGCGGCTAAAACAACTCTGCTTGGCTGCAGTCCAGTGCTTCAGTataatggtgaaaaatgtacTGTAACTTTTAGGCTCATATAGACAAATACTTTATGATTTTTGTGTACTATTggaaattttgttttaaaagggaAAACTAATCTCTGCTTCATTTTCCACACCTGCTTTGTGATTTACATTAGACTGCACGTGGGCATGGTCATCCCCCTCCTTCTCTTGCTGTATTCCAGCAATGGCATGCGTTCAGACATCATCTGCACTAACAGCTTATATCCATATGTTTCACACATAATAGCAATGTGAAAAAGCGATTTTACTAGGTTTCAAAGAGATTTCAGTTTCAGACGTCCATCATTGTTGTGAAGGACAGCCTCCCTCCTCAATGGACTGAAGCATCACTGTAACCATTTTACGCATTGGAAGTTTAGCATGTGCCGCATCTGTACAGTAACTATATACCATATAGAGAAATTGAAGAGGTTATGCGGGTTgcataatgaatgaattaaataattaaaatggattAAAGAACGGGGCAGATTATGCAATCGGCGGAAACCCATAGTCGGCGGGCCGACCGCGCAGCGCTTTGCTTTGCTGTGGAGCAGCCGCTGCCAATTGGTTGGCGTACACACTGGGTCTCTATTGCCAGCTAAGAATGTAGGTCAGATTAGTCCTGTGGGAGGGGGGATGAGGCGCACAACCGCCGCTGACTAGAAAAGCAGAATCAAACCCCCACCAAAATAAATCCTCGCCCCGCCATAACAAAGAAAGGAGGCAGGCATGCAGAAATAGAAGATAGacacagtgattaaaaaaagaaaaaaaaaaaaaagaaaaaagccatGCGCgacctaaataaataatatcatTTCAACTTATACacttttggggggaaaaaaaccctcATACCGTTTTAGGTCATTTCAAGCAAATTGCATCAATGATCTGAAAGGCTGCTTTGTGGTTATTTAGGTTTTATTAAAAGTCTGTCTGTGTCCAGCTTTACTAAATAAATCCACTTCAAATCTGGGAGGGGAATTCATGCTCAGAAGCGTAGCGGTTTCCATCCTGTCCCACTTTGTGGCCTCTTGACTTTTTCTGGGTTTCCTGGCACATGTAAGATGATAAAAGATGAGGGCCGTgctttgttattgtgctgtggTTTGCAGCCAGCGAAGAGAGGCGAATTACAGCATTTAGTAGGCCAAGGGAGCACATGTGACTGGTGAAACACATGGACTGAGTCACTATGCTTTTTTCCcttccagagagagagagagagagagagagagagagagagagagagagagagagagagaaagggaggaagagagagaaagagaaagagagagagagatatggcCATGTGTTCTTGGAACAAGGATCTAGCTTGGATAGGACTCCACCTTGCTGGCATGCTGCCCAATTCCTTAACAcacacccccctccccttttcAGCCCCCAGACTTGGAATTCAAGCAGACCCCACCCATGACACCCCGACCCCCAACCCTGCACCACGTGCCATACACTGCATTCTTCCCAGGGAAGGGtaggggtggtggggggggatCAACAGTTTCATTCCCCTTTCTCTGAaacatgcccccccccccccccccccccccccccctcctcctccttttatTTTAGATCTGCTCCCATTTCCTGAAACGCTCCACAGAAACACGTGCAGGGGTTTGAACTCAGTCCACTGTTTCCAAAGCTCGTTGCCACATTTAGACTCTTGCGGTGAGGGCCCTGTGGTTGTGTGAGCGAGTGCAACTTGGATTCTTTTACTGTGCTATCATTCCACAAGTGCCACAGAGACCCAGTGATGACACGTGAAGAATATATGATAAATTGGAAAGAGTAATCTAGGTCAAAGCACAGGAAAATGTGTGCAGGGGAGTGGTGCAGTACACTGCAGGTCTTCTTGCTTTAGCAggatgtatttgtatttgtatttgagcaATGAATTCAGTTTATTCATGCAAATAAAATGGCTgctttttaatagcttttggtAGCAGTGGTTTATTCGCCACGTTTCTGTAATTTTAATGACAAAGAGTTTAACACTGAATGGATTACAGGATGAGTTGTGAGGGTGACACCTTTTGTgattcacactcactcacatggTTCAATATTGAGGTTtgaacagagggagagacagagaggcacaCAGAAAGAGCGAGAGCCAACACAGCGAGTTAATTAAACACAAGAGTTCATTCATGTGTCTCGCTCATCCTGACTGCAGGAGAGATATGCAATATACGCAACCAGTGACGTCAATCACTCTCCTTTTGTTACAGAATGTTGTTTTCTCACCAGCTGCTTTTGACCATGTCAAGCCACTGGTTGATTGGAAGGGAGAGAATATCCAATATGATTGGCTGCCCCTTCTGTTTTCCCCCTTTTGTTGCTATGGGTGACACATTCCCTCTATTGATGTAATACCAACCTTGCAGAATTGCCACTGGTTTCCCCCATACCCAGTTACAATctcatctccatctctctctttgtttcaaCTCTCCCTCATTGATTCCCTACATGTCTTTGTCTATGCTCCACTTGCTCTCACCTCCATCTAAATTTAGTCGATGCTCTAATTCtattctctttttgtctttttttctgatctCTCCCTTGTCTCTCACTACTTCacctctctgcagctctgctgacCTATATTTCAGCGAGCCGTAGCCTACAGTGTAGGCAGCTAGACTTGTGTTTACAGAGTGCAGTCGGTCCCCAGTTTCTGGGTCAGTGGGACACGCTGAGAAAAAGTCTATCGCCTCATTCTTCCTCTCTCGTGCCTGACAGCCACATGTCAAAGGCTCACGAGGATAACCGTAAACCGTTCAGccaagcagagagaaaaaaatccagacGTTTTACAACAAATCAAGTGTGAATGTGGCATTAAATGTTGTAgtaaacactgaaaatatttaaagaaaaagaaatggaaaagtaaaaataaaaatgatggtCAGGTCCAGTATTTTTTCTGccattgtttacattttagagctaaaaaagaaaaatcatccCCTTTCCAGAATCTGGGCTGAAATCCATATCCAGCGCATGGATACGCCTGTAGTTACATAATGGTGTCAGATCTGAGGGAAGAGCAGAGTATAACCAGTACAAACACCTTGCCAGATTATGAGATTACAGATTCAGACAGTGTAATAGTGCTTATGGAGTTTAACCTAGGAGTGCAGATGTTGAGTAACACACACTCAGTGCAGCTGATAAATCTACTGTCGCACTTTTATTATGGCTACGTTTTAATATGGAATTATTTACCCCGATGCATATATGATTAATACTTTTGTCACcaaattttgatatttttatagttCGACCTTCAATACTTACTTAATCCCACTGTAAATTTATGGTTATCTAAGTGCAAAGACAGTCATTTTACTAGATGTACAATACATGTTGGTTGTTGTCTCACATTTCTAAAAGTGCAAATCATACTACATGTGTGATCTTATTATTTTTCCCAAGAAAtgtttattccatttctgtgaTATAAATTAGAGGATAATGAGgtatttatctttaaaataatgtggtatacagtatatttataacTAATTCCAgacttaatttattttaacataaaaatataacaaagaaTTACTTTCCTGTTCAACCCATTGGTGTTATGCCCTAATATTTACCACATCAAATGGTTTTGTCTAGAAGCACACCTGTTCAGCTCATTACAGAGGACACCCTGCTGTGTCTGAGCTCTGAAGCACACATCTCCACAGTAATAAGATTGTTCGACCACCCTTGTGTTTTACCCAAATGTTAACAAGCTGTGTTATTCCTGCCCGTGTCCTGCCTCCTTCCTTTCCGGGGGCCCTTGACCTATATTTATCAATGCCCTACCTCCCAGCTGCCCCCCACACCTCCAAATCTCATGCCCCAGTCTCAGCCTCTTTAGCCTTGACCTGCACTGGCTGCTGCCTTTGTCTGCCTTATCTGCTCACTCTGCATCAGTGATTTGGCATTGAGTTGTTTTGGCGAAGAATGCTGCCACATTCCTCTGCGGATGAACgcatgggggtggggggtggggggggtgggggggttgggagGGGTTTAAGTAGTGTTTGTGGACGGGGTTTCTCTGTGGAAAAATCAGCAGACTGTCTCTCATGGAGGtttttctctcaaaatgttataaaatggATCCAGGGAACCCCCACCAGTCCTGCAACTGACTCACCCTCCACTCTGTCTGCCCCAGAtactcaaaaccaaaaaagcTAATCCTTTAACAGTCTAGGTTTTGTGCTCTCAGCATAGTCTCGATCCATGTGTCTGAATAATGCAACTTCTGTGGTGTTACACTATTTATTTCATGTATGCACTTGCCTCAGTTTCCATGTATGGAAATTTTAATTACCAGTCTTTTAGCTGCCTCATATATTTTGACTCCTTTTTGAACTACTGGGTGACAAGATGAAACAAGGTCATGAGCCTTGCAATGAACTCATTGCCCACATTACATCACAAAAGTCAACATCAACATGCCAGGCTTAAGGTCAGGGGTCATAGGCTGCAGACGGAGCAGATCAATAGCAGGGCCAAAAGGTCAGACAGTGAGGTCTAGCAACCATTCATTGGTTGCCATGGGTGACACAGTCCGACAAAGCCAAACATGCTAAAACAGCGTAAAGTGTGGATGtagaaatgttttccttttatatgtttttgatAACTGTGCATGAGAAAATAATAggtgaaatgacaaaaaatgcctaaaaataaaatatttgaagcCTCATATGCGTTATAGAACACCAGCAGACCACATGGATtaacacatctttttttctctgtttttatctctgcAGCCTTTCATCTTGCAGTCAActgtggagagaagagagacagacagaggggagagagagagagagagagcgagcgagccTCCCCAAGAGACTGACACGCTGAGGTAGACAGGCCGACCTACATCCTGCTGTTTGCGTGGAGATCTAGGACACTTCTCCGCCAGCTTAGCTCAGTGTGCTGTTCTTATGCTAAACCTATAACAACCAGAGGAAGaaaagcaagagaaaaaaagagctttaaggaagtttttcttttcctcaaaTTCAAGACTGATCTGATCCAGTTAGGGTCTATGATACTTTGAAGAGTCTGGACACTGAACCAAAAACCCTTCAAGTGGATAAATGAGGGTTTCTAATGCTGAACTCCAGCTGTTCTTGATCTTTTTGGCTAATTTGGACACTTGAGTCTGAACCTACAATAAACAAACTGACCAAGACCTTTGAGAGAAAATCTTCAGAGGTGTTTTATCAccatcccctcctccccttgacctctgacctacTTCTATCCCTAGTCGCCCAAGCAACATTTCAAACTGGCTACCGCTAGACAAGAATGGAAAATCTGACTTCAGGGAATAACCTAAACTGCCTTGAGACTTTCACAGGTTATGAAGAGTCTCTTTCACCTATCCAAGGGACTCCAACTCGCCTAGGGCGCCTCATCAAACCCAAACCCAATATGAGCTGCAGACGAAAGCGCGAGTTCATTTCCGATGAGAAGAAGGATGCCTCCTATTGGGAGAAACGCCGCAAAAACAACGAGGCGGCCAAGCGCTCCCGGGAGAAGCGACGTCTCAATGACATGGTTTTAGAGAACCGTGTCATTGCACTGAACGATGAGAATGTGAGGCTCAAGACAGAGCTACTCCAGCTGAAGCTGCGCTTTGGCCTTATAAGCACTGCCTCCTACATTGAAAAGAGCCAACAGATTGGCGGAGGCAACAGCACAGGAAATGGAGGCTCCTCCTCGTCCACCTCCTCTTCTACTCAGTACTACTCCAGCGGTTACTCAAGTAGTTCTCAGGTGATGATGAACTCTGACTCCTCCGAAACAGAGCAGTCAGGACGCAGTGAGGGCCACAGGCAGCTGGTGAAATACTCCCCACGTGGCTCCCTTTCTGACATGTCTGATGGCTCCTCTAGGGACAGCCCCGAGCCAATTCCCTTTGAGATCAAACAGGAAGGTGATAGGTTGGAGATGGACATTGCCAATGGCACCACCACCCAGATCATGTTCAACATCCACCGCGGTCTGGCCTCTGTACCCACTCATCACCAGATCCAGCAGCATTCTCAGGAGCTGGAGGCTGCATATCacagccaacagcagcagcagcagcagcagcaccttcACCAACAACAGCAACCCCATCAGGAGCCTGTTACTGCTATCAGCACTGTCAGCCAGCCTACCCCTCACCCACCTGCTGCACAGAGGAGTGTCATTCTGTATGGCTCCAGCAGTGCCTCCTATCCTGTGGACACCCTGACAAGGCCCCAGGATATCGATCTGAAGGCAGCCCAGAAGCAGAGCAGCAGTAACAGCCAGACGTGTGCCAGCCGACTACCCCAGTCCATTACGGAGAGCTCCACAGAGACACTTGCGGAGGTGACAAAGCAGCTTGAGAGGAAGACATTAGACTCCCCTCCTTATGAGCTCTCAGACAACCGTAATGAGgctggagagagacaggtgtACAGAGTTTGCCAACTTCCCCAGCAGCACCTGCAACAggagcatcagcagcagcaccagcaggaGAGTGATTCATCTGCAGAGCTCCTCCACAAACAAGTGGAGGGGTTCAACCACTCCCACCTGTACCACCATCTACAGCAGCCTCATCCTTCATACCTCAGTGCCCAAGACGAGGAGCCACCTGTGCTTACCTATGAAGGTGGGCCCCGGAACGAAGCTTACTACCAAGGCCAATCAAGCTCCTCTAGCAAGGACACCTCATCCAGTGATGGAGATCCCCGGAGCTCCGACAAAGAGGCCTCCACGGATGATGATGAGTCCCCCTCCTCGTCCTGCTCAGACATGGGCAGCTACCACAACCAACATCTTACCGGCCTCCACCAGCCTGCCTCCCCTCAGCCCTCCTCCCAGGGCTGCTCTCAAGCCCAGGGCCGGGATCTCCAGGGGGAGGTGAAGGGCACAGCGTTGCCCCACAAACTCAGACTCAAACATCGGGCCATGAGCACCGGCAGCAGTGGTGGCCACTGCTCCGGCCAGGAGTCCCCAACCACTCCTCCCTCAGCCACGCCACCTCCCCTGCCCCAGCATCCCTATTTATCCCTCACGCCACAGCAGAACATTAAGCGAGAAAGCCTGAGCCCAGGTGGAGGCTGTAAACAGGCAGCGTCAGGGGAGGGGAGCAGGAAGGAGAACGGGAAAAAGGAGACAGGTGGACGACGGAACAAGAGGCGAGATTAAGTGACATAAACTTTTTAAAGCCTGTCACAATGTAAGCATTTTGTGATGCTCTATAAACTAAAGACACAACTACCCTGCCATCATGCCTTTGCCCTATAATCAAATCCCCTCCTAAAGCCCTTGGGACAGGAAGCTGGGCTCTTCTACTCCCCTACCCCCAATGTCACCAAAAAAAGGCTGGACATCTTGTAGGGCTGTatcatatttgtatatattgtaCAGATTTGTCATTTCTTACATCCTCTCCATATTTACAGAAGCACTTTTGTTTATGTGATGAGAGGAGGAATGGAACTGCCTGCTTTTCTACTTTTGTCATTAAACAACCTACAGCAGAGTACATCAGCGAAAGCACATTTTGATCACTTACAaacaagaatgtaaaaaaagaaaagtttcgAGCTTTATCAGTACTATAAATTTGGTACATATCTGACTgtagacaaacatacacatgtatGGCTCTCTGCCTTAAAATCAAATGCAAATGTACACTGGGGACATTCCCTCGACCAAAGAAGCACCAACACCACAATATCAAGTTCCATACCTCTTCCCAGACCCTACCTCTACCAACCCATACTCCCCCCCAACCATCTCTATTATTTCACAAAAGATCTGCATCACCTTTATTTTTTAAGCACTTGGTTTGTATATTACTGTGATATATGAATATTGTAtctattataaatatatattttacaaagaAATTTGAATacaaattcaacaaaaaatGCGACAAACCTGCAATGGTAAAAGAGGATTTTGAAAGTGACCATCCTATTATGaatcacatttactgtacagcCACATTGTCTACTGTTGCTACAGGACCCATTCAAATTAAAACACCTCTTTCTTGATTGTTAAGCTTTAGCATTAATCATTTGTTAATGCCCTGTTTACACAGAAATGGCCGTCCACTTTGGAGCGCCAACAGCACTGAATGGAGAACATAATGTTTCCTGAGGCAAGGGCCTCATTAAAATGTTTGGATTTCGTAACCTTTAACCAGCCTTTAAATATTTGGTGGAATTCACCAGCTGCAGGCTTTAAGCCTTTAGTTTATTTGAGCTTTATCAACCATATCTTGTGTTTGTTACCATTCACTGGCCCAATGTATTTATTTCCCTCTCCTCCACACGCCCATCACTGTAGAAAAAGCCCACAGGAACATAGACCGAGAATGTGTACAGACCTTTTTAGATACATACTGCAGCCTTGAGTTTGGATTGTGATGTAGGCATGGGAGACTTGGGGGCAAAAGCAGGAGGAATTAAGTCGCATTTGTGTAAACACACTACAGTGCACTGAACAAAGGAAAACTGAGAAACCCTGTGTTCCTCTTGTGTAAAGAACAGAGCCCTCCAtagttactgtacatttattgaCATTAAATTAGGCTTGTGAGTTATTGTGAAAAAGTTAATACAATTCCTTTATTTCTCTAAACCTCCGATTGGCGCCAACATTAAAATtccatataaaacatgaacaatcTGAACTTGAATTAATGAAGAAATTGACTTCCCTTGTTTCCCATGTGCCTCCATTACTCATCTCTCATGGTCATTCTGCTACTGGGCAGTGATGAATTGCCTACACTGGATCCTACTTTAACAAAAGTCTATGTACCATGTTTGGCTTTTTGGTGCTTGTGTATAAATGTAAAGTTCCCCCACCCTCGAACAACActgtaatgtttatttcattggtTTTATATCCTCTTTTTTCGTCAAGGTGTTGTTCTGTTTTCCTCTATACTGTGTCTTTCTCCTATTGACTGTGATGACATGTATTTGCCTcattcctcctccctccttccccttttttcagtgtgtattaatcagtaatgtttgtggttttactGATGGTTTTATGAAAAAGacaagaggacaaaaaaaagaaacaggcaAAGATAGTGTGGTGTTTAGAGATGGGTGGTGGTTGGTCTGGTTGGTCATTACCATCACTTCCTTTTGACATGAATATGTATGTAAAGACACTAATGTTCATCGTGGAAGATGGGAGCATTTCAAGAtcgaaaatgaaataaaaagaatgtTGACCCTATCAACATATCATGAAAAGAGCCTGTTTTTCTCCGTTCTTTCAgcagtgtttgtttggtttagCACAATGAAACCTGTTTGAGGGCTACACATATTTCAAAGCAACACTTGCTGCTCAACTAGAGCTGAAAGCCACCAGTGTCATGGAGTAGGACTGGGTATAAACATACAAAAGTGAAACATGACTATCATACAGTGCCTCATTTAAAAGCAGCACATCTTGTCGTGATTTATTACGAATTATCAAGCAACTTTTACAGCCCACAAAGCAAGACTGACATTGAACTGAGCAGCCATTTAGATCTGTTTAACACGCTTTGGCGTTAAGAAGCAGCGCCTGTCAACATAGCAATCACAGTCTGTAGGCAGCCTGGCTCGTCATCCTATCAACTGTGAAGATGATCTAACCTTATGCCAGAACCACCAGTTAGGTAATACATTACTCACTGATTGACATAAGAGAATGAATCACCATCAGCAAGCaggaaaacagaacaaattaGGGCAATACGGCATTATAACCATACTTAGTTTTAGTTTCTTGATACTGTATGCCATATTACACAAGGACATGCCCCTGTTTGCAG
The genomic region above belongs to Thunnus albacares chromosome 17, fThuAlb1.1, whole genome shotgun sequence and contains:
- the LOC122967028 gene encoding probable serine/threonine-protein kinase DDB_G0280133; amino-acid sequence: MENLTSGNNLNCLETFTGYEESLSPIQGTPTRLGRLIKPKPNMSCRRKREFISDEKKDASYWEKRRKNNEAAKRSREKRRLNDMVLENRVIALNDENVRLKTELLQLKLRFGLISTASYIEKSQQIGGGNSTGNGGSSSSTSSSTQYYSSGYSSSSQVMMNSDSSETEQSGRSEGHRQLVKYSPRGSLSDMSDGSSRDSPEPIPFEIKQEGDRLEMDIANGTTTQIMFNIHRGLASVPTHHQIQQHSQELEAAYHSQQQQQQQQHLHQQQQPHQEPVTAISTVSQPTPHPPAAQRSVILYGSSSASYPVDTLTRPQDIDLKAAQKQSSSNSQTCASRLPQSITESSTETLAEVTKQLERKTLDSPPYELSDNRNEAGERQVYRVCQLPQQHLQQEHQQQHQQESDSSAELLHKQVEGFNHSHLYHHLQQPHPSYLSAQDEEPPVLTYEGGPRNEAYYQGQSSSSSKDTSSSDGDPRSSDKEASTDDDESPSSSCSDMGSYHNQHLTGLHQPASPQPSSQGCSQAQGRDLQGEVKGTALPHKLRLKHRAMSTGSSGGHCSGQESPTTPPSATPPPLPQHPYLSLTPQQNIKRESLSPGGGCKQAASGEGSRKENGKKETGGRRNKRRD